The region AAAATGCTGCATCAAGTTCTTCTGCAtcagaaataaaagagtttgctGATTGGCTTCTTCAAGTTGGAGATGGCACGGTTCCTACAGTTGATGAGGAAGAATCAATTATTGAGATCCCCCAAGATTTGCTGGTTCAAGAGTGTAAGGATCCTTTGAAGGAGTTAGTGAATTTTGCTTATCCAGATCTTTTTAACAATGCGAATAACAGAACATTCTTTCAAGACAGAGCAATTCTAGCTCCAACCCTTGATAGTGTGGAAGAGATCAACAACTTCATGCTATCTTTGATTCCTGGCGATGAGCATGagtttttaagttgtgacaccCCGTGTAGATCAGATGAAGATTCGGAGATGAATCCGGAGTGGTTCACTTCTGAGTTTCTTAATGATGTTAAATGCTCTGGAATTCCCAACCATagaattttattaaaagaaGGGGTTCCTATCATGCTTATTCGAAACTTTGATCAAGCCGCGGGGCTGTGTAATGGAACCAGATTGATAGTAAATGCAATgacaaaatatataattgtgGCAACTGTATTGACAGGTACAAATTCTGGGGAAACTGCTTTTATCCCAAGAATGAGTCTAATTCCATCGGAATCAGGCCTTCCTTTCAAATTTCAACGGAGGCAGTTTCCAATTACTTTGTGCTTTGCAATGACTATCAATAAGAGCCAGGGACAATCACTCTCACATGTTGGGTTATACCTTCCAAAACCTGTGTTTACTCACGGTCAGCTATACGTAGCTTTGTCTAGAGTGAAATCAAGAAAAAGGTTGAAAATTCTAATCATTGATGAAGAAGGGAACCTTTCAAACAAAACCCGTAATGTTGTGTATAAAGAAGTATTTGATAACATTTGATGAGTGTAAGGTATGTAGTTCAACCAcagtttattttccttttttttagaaTGATTATAAGCTGATTGTGATGTTATCTGTTGTTGGCAGTTTGCTTCATGTGTAGAGTGTCTGTATTTTCGACTACATAATTGTTCCAAGATGTTTCAGGTCTGTTTCTACTTGGCACCAACTTAACTATTTTGTTTTTGCTGTTAAACTGAACATCACTCCTAAATGGAATTGTTGTTTTTGCAGTGAATGGAACTAAGCAATCTGATCAGCGTCATCGAGCTAGGATTTGTGTTGACCATTCTTCATTGTTTGCTGAATTAggtagttgttttttttttcaatgtttcAATGGTActatggctatgtttggcatgtttagctgataagctagctgaaagctgaaaagctagctgaaagcttataagctagctgatagctgaaagctgataagctgataagctagctgaaagctgatagctgaaagctgaaaagctacgtgattgaaacaaaagtgtttggtagaactagctgttaaacaagctgaaattgtaaaatgacataaaaggacatacttgtataattatttttatattacattactttattttcacattaataccaatatgatattaatattaaaattattatcactttaaatatttttattagctacagttatatatcatcttaaaaatataatatttatttttatttatttttattaatataatatttataatacttgtggtgcgcagcggtgtggaGGAAATGGCGGCGAAAattgcatacgtaagtgtgaggggaaaataagtttagtgtttttataaatatataagggtaagggtagaattttaataaaataataaggataaaaatgagaataaatttaataagctataagctttaagctataagctacctgagatagcttatagcttaaagctttaagctactaaaataagctccttcaccaaacacttttgaagagcttttaagctagtcaaataagctttaaggtagtcaaataagctataagttagctgaaatggcatgtcaaacatagcctatgTACAAGATATCCCGTATTTTGAgctatttgaaattatttaaattaataagtgCTTTTTATAATTTCAACTCACAAGTTATTATactcgccgtgcaacgcacgggtaagaaTACTACTCCCTCcaatcctatttataagcatgaaagaaaagaaaaatcttggtcctttttataagaaccaaatgaaagtttgagcttattaattctaacttgtaaaatgtatctcattaattattctctctctttcccattttccaacactaataacaaagggtaattttggaagtttattttaatttaagacaaatttaatgcattttatctagtttaactacattttttaaactatatgaatttttttgttgttgcttataaataggaccggagtgAGTAATATTTGTTAATATCATTAAGAAAAGAGTAAAAGCCAGTATTTCAAATTCATCGACACTTGTCACGGTTGTGACATTAGATTTTAACCAAATCCAGTCAAAAAGTTATCATGTATCATAAAACTTTATTTGTTTTGGTTAACTGACCACGTCACCTTTTGGTTAGTTTAtctactatttttttattgttttcataGACGAATTATGATTCATGTAAAAGAAATTCAGACATAAACGTCCAAAATCATTATACTCGAATAAAATTAAacgtttatttttaaaaaaatacccCATATGAAAACTGAATAGAGGTACAAATTGTCAAAACCCAAAATATTCCACctcaataatattttatttaataactTGACGAAAGAGTACAATTAATTGTATTTTACAATGAGAAAGTCatttaataagattttaattttttttaataactaTTCATTTTTTGGTGAAAGAATTCATTTCATAAAAGGAAATTTGGAGTCCCCGGGAGGGAAAGGAATCAATCAATGATCTTAATACCGCCACGGCGATacgcggtggtggtggaagcgAGAATTGAATTCCCAAACCTGCCACGTCAGCACGATTCCTTTCCCACAACGCGTTTCCCAAAATACCCTTCGAAAACCAATAAAATGCGGATCTGActcaaccaccaccatcatcatcatcatccacaGAACTGAACTCTCTCTTTTCTTGCTGCGATTCTCAGTCACCTTCTTCCATGGCGAAAACCTTCAAGTACGTTATCCTCGGAGGAGGAGTTTCCGCTGTGAGTTCCACTACTGTTTTCACTCCATCAGTTtcatttttttgctttttcgttTAATTCTAGTGATCTTTGAAATTCTACTGTGGTTTAGGTTTAATTCTGCGTTTTCGTTGATTCCTGTGAATTTTCTTGCTGAATCGgatgtttttttttggaattgaaGTATGATTAGGTTGAATCGTGTTTAGTTTAGCTTCCTGCGTTTACTACTGTGTTAGCTTTTGAGAACTGTGAGCTTGGATTGAATTGTGATGAAATGTGAAAATGTTTAAATCAGCACGATttcaactttttaatttttgtttgtttttgttgttgtggtgATCATGGATTGTGTTGTGTTTTTACTTGTTGGATGTTGAAGTTGACATTTGTTTGAAATTGCAGGGTTATGCGGCGAGGGAGTTTGCCAAACAGGGAGTTAAGCCAGGAGAGCTGGCTCTCATTTCTAAGGAAGCGGTATGCTTCGTATTCTCTGCATTTTGCTTCGTAAACTAGAAAATGCTTTGTGCTTTTTCATGTAATTCTTATATTTTTGCGTGCGATTTTCTAATGGCCAAGGTGGTTCGAGAAGCATGATGCGTATTCTTTGTACTGTTGTCTCTGATTTGGTCTATTACAAATTGTGCATGTGCGGTTAATTATGTTATTTAAGGGTGTGTTTGGGAGATGggagttgagttttggagggGAGGGAAGGGAAGGGAGAGGCTTCTTcgagtttttaagaaacggggAAGGGTTTTGGGGAATTTTTGAAAACCCTCCAAGACCGTCATTTAGTTGTTTTGTGGAGTTCCCCCAAATTGGGGGATTTAGAGGAATCGGAACTTGCAAACAAGTCTAGGGCTTACCCCCTTTCCCCTTCACTTGCCCTCCCCGCCCCTTCCCCGTAAAGCCTTTCTCTTCCCTCCCCTAAAAGCTCACGAACACACCCTAAGTATTTAGTCCAAAAACACTCATCAGATGAGGGTTCATATCAATCAACTTTTTCGCATAAGTTGATTTCCTTGAtaagaaatttattgaaataagtttATAAAAACAAATACTCGCAGGCTATAGCTATTTCTTCAAAGTATAACCAAACAATTGCTTAATTGTATGTCATAATATAAATCCAATTGAACTTAAGCAAAATAAAACGTACCCATATTTGCGAGAGGCATTAGTCCCTAAGAATGCTAAAATCCTACTCTAGGTCATAAGAATCACAAATGTTTGGTCATTTTACTTTTTCATAGGAATTGTGTCCAGTGTGTAATGATTTATTTGGCTGGCATTTGAGGATTTAGCAAGTAGGATGGAAGATTTTGGATTTTCAGGACTAATGTGTCCACTGCTATATTTTTAATGAACTAATTTGGGatgttatgattttttttttgttgtcatttttatcTTGTGCGGTTAAATTTTTGCTACATATTCCCTTATTCTTTACATGTCTGTGCAGGTAGCACCTTATGAACGTCCTGCTCTAAGCAAAGCTTACCTTTTTCCAGAGTGTAAGTTTGTAATGCACtctattctttttcttcttctttttttcccaTTTCATCTATGGGTTAAATTTTGATGGCAATAATATTGTGTTATTGTTTATTTGGTTTCATTTTGTTAGAAAtacaatataaaaccattcaaatGTCTTCACTGAAGAGCTTAAGCTTTTCGGGTTGTCGGTTAATGACAAAtttcttaaaattaattgttgaaTTGAATTTAATAAAAGCTATGTCTAATGTTGCTAAGTGCTAATCATTCCTGGGTTTGTCATCTTTGTTGCAATCTTACTTCAAATTTAAATATCAACTTACCTTGCTTATCTCACTTAATATGTGATTTGATGTCACAATTGGATTTTGCAGCCCCTGCTAGACTTCCTGGGTTCCATGTCTGTGTTGGAAGTGGGGGAGAAAGATTGCTTCCTGAGTGGTACCAAGAGAAAGGTGACTTTGGCTTTCATTCCCATTTTTTGAGGTCGACATTATTAATTTGGTGGATATATAACTATTGTATCGACTGTCATGTGAAAGGGAGAGAAAAGGAAATGGAAGAATGAAGCTTTATAACTGCTTTCTTATGCTAAATTTCAAATTGCATTGACTATTGCAGGGGTAGAGTTAATTCTCAGTACGGAAATAGTAAAAGCAGACCTTGCTGCCAAATCTCTGACCAGTGCTAAAGGAGAAACATTCAATTACCAGACTTTGGTTATTGCTACTGGCTCATCAGTAAGCACCCTTGTGGATCTGAAAGATGTCACCTTCATTGTTCACGCTTCCCATCTTTTCACCTTACTAATATTATTGATATTGTTTTGCAGGTTATAAGGTTGACAGATTTTGGTGTAGAAGGAGCTGATGCTAAAAACATCTTTTATTTGAGGGAGGTTGATGATGCTGACCAATTGTACGAGGCAATCAAAGCAAAGAAGAATGGGAAAGCTGTGGTTGTTGGGGGAGGATACATTGGTCTGGAGTTGAGTGCTGTCTTGAGACTCAACAATATTGATGTTACTATGGTCTACCCAGAACCTTGGTGCAGTAAGTGGACATTTATAGATGTGTGTTTGTATTTCTAATTTACAAATTTATAAACTATTTTAAATCTATATTGCAGTGCCACGACTCTTTACATCTGGTATAGCTGAGTTCTATGAGAGATTTTATGCAAATAAGGGGGTCAATATCATTAAAGGAACTGTTGCCACTGGATTCACTGCCAGTTCCAGTGGGGAGGTATGATTGCCCGTGATCTTGGAATACTGTCATGTGATGACATTTTAAAGTTTCTCAGCTATTTTAGCATGACCTTCATCTTTAATTCAGGTAAAAGAAGTAAAACTAAAAGATGGAAGGGTCTTGGAAGCTgatcttgttgttgttggtgttggAGGAAGGCCTTTAACATCCTTATTCAAAGGGCAGGTTGAAGAGGAGAAAGGTGGAATCAAGGTTAGTAAACCATATCTGGACGCTCGTCATCAGGCTATAAAATATTCATTCTAGgtattgaaaataaatatttttatcaatATGATAACAGCATTTGTTTTGTTTGCAGACCGATTCCTCCTTCAAATCAAATGTTCCTAATGTATATGCTGTTGGTGATGTTGCTACATTCCCTTTGAAATTGTATGATGAGTT is a window of Lotus japonicus ecotype B-129 chromosome 5, LjGifu_v1.2 DNA encoding:
- the LOC130717875 gene encoding monodehydroascorbate reductase is translated as MAKTFKYVILGGGVSAGYAAREFAKQGVKPGELALISKEAVAPYERPALSKAYLFPESPARLPGFHVCVGSGGERLLPEWYQEKGVELILSTEIVKADLAAKSLTSAKGETFNYQTLVIATGSSVIRLTDFGVEGADAKNIFYLREVDDADQLYEAIKAKKNGKAVVVGGGYIGLELSAVLRLNNIDVTMVYPEPWCMPRLFTSGIAEFYERFYANKGVNIIKGTVATGFTASSSGEVKEVKLKDGRVLEADLVVVGVGGRPLTSLFKGQVEEEKGGIKTDSSFKSNVPNVYAVGDVATFPLKLYDELRRVEHVDHARKSAEQAVKAIKAAEDGKTVEEYDYLPYFYSRSFDLSWQFYGDNVGDTVLFGDNNPASSKPKFGTYWIKGGKVIGAFLEGGTPEENKAIAKVARVQPPVENVDQLAKEGLSFASKI